The genomic region GGAGGATGAAGTTCATGGAAAGGATGGGGGTGTTCTGTATGGGTCGGTGGGTGGTGAGGATATTAAGGTGTATGTGCATGAGATTGAGGAAGGGATTTCTGGCCCCCCTACTAGTGTTGGGAATGCTACGTCTGTCGAGAAACCTATGGACCAAATTAACCTTGTGGACCCTAATGAGGTTATGAAGATGGTGGACCCAAACACTAACACTACTAGAGCCCAGACTATTATTGTCCCTGGGGATGATGTGGCTAAGGCAACGATGACTACCAAGGATGACAAGGAGAATTCGGGTGTTGATAATTTGATCAATCaggaggagaataaggaggataacAGGGAAGAGGAAGAGATTCCCAAGGGGTTCCCTACCATTGAGCAACTCTAGAACATTAGTAGTGAGGTCAGTGACCTTCTGAAGTGTATTGATAGCTTGGGCCCGCTCTTGGATGCTAAGGCCATCAGAGATGAGATAAAGGAGATCAAACCCATGATGGATGTTCGTGATAATCAAACTGTTAGCATTAACAAGTTTTATCTGCAGTTGCTGCATAATTCGGCGTTGACTCTCTCCCTTCTGCGGGAGTGCATTGCCGCTGCTGATGCAGATAAGGAGGATGCCAGGGAGCTCTATAAATTTATGTACAATAACTGGAATAGGGTCATCGAGATGATTGGGGTCCGCAATTGGGCCCCTTAGTTCTTTTCTTTCTAGTCTTTGTTTTGGTCGGGGTCCCCCTTGTTTTGTTGTTTCAAActctttgttttttttaaaatctttggatGACTGTTGTTTTAGTGTTGCTAAAGTGTTGTTATGGTGCTGCTTATAGTTTTTGCTATGCAAAGGGTCAATGCCCTAGTTAACGTTGatttcttaataaaaaataaactctTTTGATAAAATTTCTATAAAGATAAAATAACTTCATACATGGAATTGGTTATCCCTACTCATTTACAATAATTTTATGTATTTGTTATATAACTGTTTAGCTCTACAACTTACTGTTGACTAAGTAAAAAAAGCCCAAAACAAAGCATTCATGCTTTCCCATGCAAGGTAAGTGAGGTATTTTTgcaaagataataaaaagaaatcaCAGATTGAATTGTTCTCAACGGGAGATTAATTAGCATAAAAGAACATGTTTTCTCATGCACAACAAGTAGTTCGCATGCTTTGACATATGTTTGATATATTAAAATGCAATTTTGGTGCATTATTGTATCATTACACAACAACAATAATATTTGAGTTTGTCAGGTACAAAGTGCAGGCCATCATTTGACCTTTGTGAAAAAATATTTATTGCGTATGAGTTTTAAATATCATAATCACTATTCCACAATAAAATATTGAGGGTCTTTCTATTGCTCATTAACTATGTAACGTGTAAATACCTCTGAAAGAACACTGAAGAACGTTGTAGTTTACAAAAccaatgtatttaatatattatacGATGTCAATTACTTCAAAAAGTAATTATCCTTTCTCGAAAAGTATGTGCCAGTTGGAACCACAATAAACACTGGTAGTTTATGAGACATAaagaattttttaattgaaaaagcctCACACTTCATATTAGGAAAGATTTTAATGTTTGAATGTCATCTGAATCCTGCGCTTGGAAAAATTATatgttagttttatttatttaatattaaatgatttacttatatttttaaataacttttgtaaaaaaaaatgaatgttaacttttgaaaagataaaaatttattttaatttgaattttttaaaaaaataattgattACCAAACACAATGACTAATaactatttaatctatttaaaatcaTTGTCTTAAATACTTCACTCGTAATCAACTTTTACAAGTAGCCTACAAACTAAGCAGAATCTACTCTCcttactttaataaaaaaaaatctatttattcAGTGTTTAGCAGCGGCTACAACTTCCATGTTCATACATTCCTAAGTTTTTATCGTACTGGTACGGCTTTGTTGTGACGAATTTGAGTCTGATAGACGGTCTTGAATCAGAAAAGTCCAAGCTGCAAGCGGAGAAATGGCCCCATTTGATCCTCACTCCTTCACAGACTCGAGCCATCCCCTGACAACCCACATCGAACTTTCAATGCATTTGGATTTTGACACGAAAACAATCGATGGGTCTGCTACCTATACTCTCCAACATCCCCACACAGGAGATCTCTTCCTGGACACCAGATCCCTCACAATCCACACTGTTACAGAAACACCCTCAACCAAGCCTATGCCTTTTTCTCTACAAAACCATTCAGACCCCATCAAAGGCAATCTTCTCAACATCTTTCTCACAGACCAATCTTCTTTCCGTATAACATTCAAAACCCACGAATCTGCCTCAGCTCTCCAATGGTTGAATCCATCACAGACCGCAGGGAAAAAGCTACCTTATGTCTATACCCAGTGTCAGTCAATCCACGCTCGTTCAATATTCCCTTGTCAAGACACACCCAGAGCAAGGATTCGTTATTCTGCTGTGCTCAACATTCCCCAACAAATGAGCTCTGCAATGTCTGCTGCCCACATGGGTAGAGCTGAGCCCTGCATTGGAGAAGCCAAAGGAGCATGCTCCGATGACAAGTGGGTCGCCCATGGAAGAGTTGTTGAGCATTTCTCCATGCAGCAGCCCATACCGCCGTATCTGTTTGCATTTGTGGCGGGGGATATTGCTTCTAGGGAAGTGGGTCCCAGGACTAGAGTTTACTCTGAGCCTTCTCCTATTCTGGAAGCTGCAGAAAAGGAATTTGTCAACACAGAGGAGATGATTAAGCAGGCAGAGAACCTGTTTGGTGAATATGATTGGGAAAGATTTGATCTTGTGGTACTACCTCCCAGTTTTCCTTATGGTGGCATGGAGAATCCCAGGCTGGTTTTCTTGACACCCACTGCAATTGTTGGGGATTTAAGCGGAGGGCATATTGTGGCCCATGAGCTTGCTCACAGTTGGACTGGAAATCTCGTTACCAATGCCACAAACAATGATTTCTGGTTAAATGAGGTATGCATTAT from Cryptomeria japonica chromosome 3, Sugi_1.0, whole genome shotgun sequence harbors:
- the LOC131042654 gene encoding leucine aminopeptidase encodes the protein MAPFDPHSFTDSSHPLTTHIELSMHLDFDTKTIDGSATYTLQHPHTGDLFLDTRSLTIHTVTETPSTKPMPFSLQNHSDPIKGNLLNIFLTDQSSFRITFKTHESASALQWLNPSQTAGKKLPYVYTQCQSIHARSIFPCQDTPRARIRYSAVLNIPQQMSSAMSAAHMGRAEPCIGEAKGACSDDKWVAHGRVVEHFSMQQPIPPYLFAFVAGDIASREVGPRTRVYSEPSPILEAAEKEFVNTEEMIKQAENLFGEYDWERFDLVVLPPSFPYGGMENPRLVFLTPTAIVGDLSGGHIVAHELAHSWTGNLVTNATNNDFWLNEGFTTYAERRIVEVVQGKEQAYLSIGLGCAALREDVQNFKDNLGFTKLKTNQEGIHPDDIYSIVPYEKGFQFLWRIERQVGRSAFDEFLKKYIANFKFQSIDTETFLDFLKKNLPGIEKEIDLDVWIYGIGIPPDFTEPISTIHNKVLAASHNFIAGKMLSDEDVIDWKGLDWQLFLKNLPSKLEESQISTLDGRFQLSESNNWDVKVSFLTIVAYSGYTSLFGKIEMCLKEVGRMKYLKPLYTGLLQSNSGEEGKKLARRVFEEVIDLYHPISQGALKSLLDKFS